The sequence below is a genomic window from Methylocystis sp. IM3.
AGGATCACGCGGTCGGCGTCCCCGTCGAGCGCGATGCCCACGTCGGCGCGCAATTCACGCACCTTGGCGCGCAGGGCCTGCGGCGACGTCGACCCCACGTCGCGGTTGATGTTGAAGCCATCCGGATCGACGCCGATCGCGATAACCTCGGCGCCGAGCTCCCAGAGCGCCTCAGGCGCTACCTTGTAAGCCGCGCCGTTTGCGCAGTCGATGACCACCCGCAACCCCTCGAAGCTCAGATTGCGGGGAAGGGTATGTTTGGCGAATTCGATGTACCGCGCGCGAACGTCGTCGATGCGGCGCGCCCGGCCAAGCTGGGTCGCGCCTGCGAGCTTGCGGGTGATGTCGCTGTCGAGCAGCCGCTCAATATCGGCCTCGATGTCGTCGGAGAGCTTGTGGCCGTCCGGTCCGAAGAGCTTGATGCCATTGTCCTCGAAGGAATTGTGCGAAGCAGAGATCATCACGCCGACATCCGCGCGCATCGAGCGGGTCAGCATCGCCACGGCCGGGGTGGGCATCGGGCCGAGCAGCAGCGTATCCATGCCCACGGAGGCGAAGCCTGCGACCAGAGCATATTCGATCATATAACCGGAGAGTCGCGTGTCCTTGCCGATGACCACCCGATGGCGGCCCTCGCCCCGCTGGAAAGTCAGCCCCGCGGCCTGGCCGACCTTCATGGCGAGCTCCGGCGTAATCTTGACATTAGCCAGGCCGCGAATGCCATCCGTTCCAAAATAGTGACGGGCCATCGATTATATCCCTCTCGCAAACCGCAAAGTCGCCCGCGTGGCGGACTGAAATCTTCCAGAGTCGTCGACCATATTTTACATGGTCAGGCAACCATTTCACACATCAGACAGATTCCGCGTCAAAAGGGCAAAAAAATGGAAGTCGTCATTTACCACAACCCGGCCTGCGGCACGTCCCGCAAAGTTTTGGCTGCGCTGCAGGAGGCGGGACGCGCCCCGCGGATCGTGGAATATCTGAAAACGCCGCCGGACAGGAAAACGCTGAAGGCGCTGCTCGAAAAGATGGGAAAGAATGTGCGCGAGATATTGCGCAAACGTGGAACGCCCTACGAGGAGCTGGGCCTGGACGATCCGGCGCTTACTGATGAACAGATTTTCGACGCCATCGAGACGCATCCGATTCTCATCGAGCGTCCGATCGTCGTCTTCGGCGACAGGGCGGCTCTCTGCCGGCCCGCCGAAACCGTCGAGGCGCTCATGGCCGGAGCCTGATGACGTAAGCGATCGAGAACGCGGCAGGCGGACGTTCTCACAAAAACGAAGCCCGGCGTAACCGCCGGGCTTCATTTCCTTTAGACCGGATTCGGCGAGAGGCCGCCGACATCGGGCTCGGGCTTCTGCCCGGTTGTGGGCACCGCCGAGCCGCGGGGCGGCTGGGGCGACGAGGCGCTCGTGTCCTCTCGCACCGGGCGCTTGCCCTGCAGCAGGCCGCGCATCTCCTCGCCGGTCAGCGTCTCGAACTCCAGCAGGCCATTGGCCAGCGTGTCGAGCTGCCCCCGCTTCTCGGTCAGGATCTCCCTGGCCTTGTCATAGGCCTCCTGAACCAGGCGCCGCACCTCGGCGTCGATCGTCTGCTGCGTCGCCTCGGAGAGGGTCTGCTGCCGGCCGAGCGAATAGCCAAGGAACTGCTCCTGCTGCGGCTCGGCGTAGGCCACCGTCCCCAGCTTGTCCGAGAAGCCCAGCTGCGTGATCATCGCCCGAGCCACTCGCGTGCACTGCTGGATGTCCGACGCCGCGCCGGAGGTCACCTTGTCGTGGCCGAAGATCAACTCCTCCGCCACGCGCCCGCCCATGGCGATCGCCAGCATCGCCGTCAGCTGCTCATAGGTCTGAGACACCTGATCGCGCTCCGGCAGGCCCTGCACCATGCCCAGCGCGCGGCCGCGCGGGATGATCGTCGCCTTGTGGATCGGCATCGCCCCCGGCACAGTCAGCTGGACCAGCGCATGGCCGCCCTCGTGATAGGCCGTGAGCTTCTTCTCTTCCTCGGTCATGCTGAGCGTGCGGCGTTCCGCGCCCATCATGATCTTGTCGCGCGAGTCCTCGAACTCCTGGTTCGTGACGATCCGCTTCGAGCGCCGCGCCGCCAGCAGCGCCGCCTCGTTGACGAGGTTCATCAGATCCGCGCCCGAGAAGCCCGGCGTGCCGCGCGCCACCACCTTGAGGTCGACGTCCGGCGCCAGCGGCACCTTGCGGGCGTGAACCTTGAGGATCTTCTCGCGGCCGATGAAGTCGGGGTTCGGCACCTGGATCTGACGGTCGAAGCGGCCCGGACGCATCAGCGCCGGATCGAGCACGTCCGGACGGTTGGTCGCGGCGATCAGGATGATGCCCTCATTCGCCTCGAAGCCGTCCATCTCGACCAGCAGCTGGTTCAGCGTCTGCTCGCGCTCGTCGTTGCCGCCGCCGAGGCCCGCGCCGCGATGGCGGCCGACCGCGTCGATTTCGTCGACGAAGATGATGCAGGGCGCGTTCTTCTTGGCCTGGTCGAACATGTCGCGCACGCGGCTCGCGCCGACGCCCACGAACATCTCGACGAAGTCAGAGCCCGAGATCGAGAAGAAGGGCACGCCCGCTTCGCCCGCGATAGCGCGCGCCAGAAGGGTCTTGCCCGTGCCGGGCGGGCCGACCAGCAGCACGCCGCGCGGAATGCGGCCGCCCAGACGCTGGAACTTGCCCGGATCGCGCAGGAACTCGACGATCTCCTGCAGGTCTTCCTTCGCCTCGTCCACGCCCGCGACGTCCTCGAACGTCACCTTGCCGGCCATCTCCGTCAAAAGCTTCGCCTTCGACTTGCCAAAGCCCATCGCGCGGCCGGCTCCTCCCTGCATCTGGCGGGAGAGGAAAATCCACACGCCGAGGAAGGCCACGAGGGGCAGGGCGTTCAAAAGCAGCGTCATCAGCCAGCTCGAGCCGTCGCTGAGCGGCTTGGCGCTGATCGAGACATTGTGCTGTTGCAGACGCGGAATGAGATTCGCGTCATTGGGAATGTAAGTCGTGAAGGGGCGGTTGTCGTTGAAGTGGCCCACGACCTCATTGCCCGCGATGGTCACGTCATGAACGCGCCCCTGGTCAATCTGCGTGAGCAGCTCGCTGAACGAAATGTCCCGGATCGGCGTCCGCTGGCCCGGTTGCTGGAACAGCATGACAAGCGCCACCACCAGCAGACCAATGATGGCCCACAGGGCGAGGTTCCTGAAGTTTGCGTTCATTGCATAATCCATGATGGAGCCGTTGCGCGCGGGACGATCCCCCGCGACGGCGCCAGGCTCATTTTAATCTAGGCGCGCCCTGCTCCCTTGCCAAGAGAGACGAGGCTCAAGGTCAAGAACCTTCTGCCCCTTTCTGTGCGTTTCCCCGGCGCGGCGGCGCCGGTCGCAGCGTAACTGAGCCATTCTCGGAGTCGAGCAGCAGATCCGCGAGCGTCATCCGTAACTTATGGTCGTCGTTCAGGGCCTCCGCGAGACGCTGGGCGGCGCGCTCCAACCTGTCGAGGCGCAGCTGAGACCGTGGCGCGATCCGCGCGATCTCGACGGCGAGCAGCCTTTGCAGAAGCTCCAGCGGCGCCCCGCGGAGCGCAGCGGCGTCGAAGCGCGCCGATCCCGCCCCGGCCTCAAGGAGCGCGCGGGCGCGAAGGCGCGCGGCGCAGGCGTCGAGCGCGACGCTGGCGCGGGCGGCGCGGGTTCCGAGCCGCAGCAACGCCTCTGCGCCAAGCCCGAGTTCCTCCAGCATGGGCATGAGCCTGCGCAGCTTTACGCGCGCATAAGCCTCATTGGCGTTGGATGG
It includes:
- the glmM gene encoding phosphoglucosamine mutase; its protein translation is MARHYFGTDGIRGLANVKITPELAMKVGQAAGLTFQRGEGRHRVVIGKDTRLSGYMIEYALVAGFASVGMDTLLLGPMPTPAVAMLTRSMRADVGVMISASHNSFEDNGIKLFGPDGHKLSDDIEADIERLLDSDITRKLAGATQLGRARRIDDVRARYIEFAKHTLPRNLSFEGLRVVIDCANGAAYKVAPEALWELGAEVIAIGVDPDGFNINRDVGSTSPQALRAKVRELRADVGIALDGDADRVILVDETGAVIDGDQVMAVVAQSWRDQGLLAKPGLVATIMSNLGLERHLHKLGLTLERTAVGDRYVIERMREAGYNIGGEQSGHVILSDYSTTGDGLVTAMQVLAEVKRRNRRVSEVCHCFDPLPQVLKSVRAQKQMLEKNSVAVAIDSAREKLGASGRLIVRPSGTEPVIRVMAEGDDRELVETLVAQVCTALKDSAEAA
- the arsC gene encoding arsenate reductase (glutaredoxin) (This arsenate reductase requires both glutathione and glutaredoxin to convert arsenate to arsenite, after which the efflux transporter formed by ArsA and ArsB can extrude the arsenite from the cell, providing resistance.); this translates as MEVVIYHNPACGTSRKVLAALQEAGRAPRIVEYLKTPPDRKTLKALLEKMGKNVREILRKRGTPYEELGLDDPALTDEQIFDAIETHPILIERPIVVFGDRAALCRPAETVEALMAGA
- the ftsH gene encoding ATP-dependent zinc metalloprotease FtsH — translated: MNANFRNLALWAIIGLLVVALVMLFQQPGQRTPIRDISFSELLTQIDQGRVHDVTIAGNEVVGHFNDNRPFTTYIPNDANLIPRLQQHNVSISAKPLSDGSSWLMTLLLNALPLVAFLGVWIFLSRQMQGGAGRAMGFGKSKAKLLTEMAGKVTFEDVAGVDEAKEDLQEIVEFLRDPGKFQRLGGRIPRGVLLVGPPGTGKTLLARAIAGEAGVPFFSISGSDFVEMFVGVGASRVRDMFDQAKKNAPCIIFVDEIDAVGRHRGAGLGGGNDEREQTLNQLLVEMDGFEANEGIILIAATNRPDVLDPALMRPGRFDRQIQVPNPDFIGREKILKVHARKVPLAPDVDLKVVARGTPGFSGADLMNLVNEAALLAARRSKRIVTNQEFEDSRDKIMMGAERRTLSMTEEEKKLTAYHEGGHALVQLTVPGAMPIHKATIIPRGRALGMVQGLPERDQVSQTYEQLTAMLAIAMGGRVAEELIFGHDKVTSGAASDIQQCTRVARAMITQLGFSDKLGTVAYAEPQQEQFLGYSLGRQQTLSEATQQTIDAEVRRLVQEAYDKAREILTEKRGQLDTLANGLLEFETLTGEEMRGLLQGKRPVREDTSASSPQPPRGSAVPTTGQKPEPDVGGLSPNPV